In Vibrio bathopelagicus, the following are encoded in one genomic region:
- a CDS encoding DUF2000 domain-containing protein, whose amino-acid sequence MSTLPDETQKRFIAVLTKKMDLGRTLNVLGHLSVGLSDQLKESEACYVDYQDMDDGVHPHLSHYSIIPLFHYPFIVLKADNSNKLRKMREEAINRDIKFTDFTSTMIEGGSIEQQQRTKQTKEADLEYLGVCLFGGTETLREFTKKFCLYK is encoded by the coding sequence GTGAGCACTTTGCCAGATGAAACTCAGAAACGATTCATTGCTGTCTTAACTAAGAAGATGGATTTGGGAAGAACACTGAATGTGCTAGGTCATTTGAGTGTTGGTTTATCTGATCAATTGAAAGAAAGTGAAGCCTGTTACGTTGACTATCAAGATATGGACGATGGCGTTCATCCTCACTTATCCCATTATTCCATTATTCCATTATTCCATTATCCTTTCATCGTTCTGAAAGCCGACAATTCAAATAAGCTTCGAAAAATGCGTGAAGAGGCCATTAACCGTGATATCAAATTTACCGATTTCACGAGTACGATGATCGAAGGTGGCTCCATCGAGCAACAGCAAAGAACTAAGCAAACCAAAGAAGCAGACTTAGAGTATCTCGGAGTATGCTTATTTGGTGGCACGGAAACCCTACGCGAATTTACAAAGAAGTTTTGCCTCTATAAATAA
- a CDS encoding AAA family ATPase, which produces MTKIYFVCGFIGSGKTTYSKRLAEEHNAFRFSIDEWMIPLYGEHMDRETFDRRLAILQGLFKDSATQLFSLDVPVIFDFGFWRKADRNAFTEWASNAGVKSEVHYLDVRFETCCERAFSRNSELNCKSYEMTPEMLELFWSWFEVPDPNENVVWVKRDS; this is translated from the coding sequence ATGACCAAAATCTATTTCGTTTGTGGCTTTATTGGTTCGGGTAAAACTACGTACTCTAAACGACTTGCAGAAGAGCATAACGCCTTTCGTTTCTCCATAGATGAATGGATGATTCCTCTCTATGGTGAGCATATGGATCGTGAAACCTTTGACCGCCGTTTAGCTATTCTACAGGGGTTATTCAAAGACTCGGCAACACAACTTTTTTCTCTCGATGTTCCTGTTATTTTTGACTTCGGTTTTTGGCGTAAAGCCGATCGAAATGCTTTTACTGAATGGGCATCAAATGCAGGTGTAAAAAGTGAAGTGCATTATTTGGATGTTCGATTTGAAACCTGTTGCGAGAGGGCATTTAGTCGCAATTCAGAGTTGAACTGTAAGTCGTATGAAATGACGCCTGAAATGTTGGAGTTGTTCTGGTCTTGGTTTGAAGTTCCAGATCCCAATGAAAATGTGGTTTGGGTTAAAAGGGACTCTTAA
- a CDS encoding DUF3291 domain-containing protein has product MKLAQLNIALAKYALDAPEIKDFVDNLDLVNGIAESSEGFVWRLKDESGDATNIKAFDDPNMIVNMSVWDSVDSLKNFMFRTHHRDFMRRKNEWFHRLAEDTYVLWWVEADHIPSLDEAIERLDHLRDVGDTPYAFTFKTNFTELEAQE; this is encoded by the coding sequence GTGAAATTAGCTCAGTTAAATATTGCTCTAGCGAAGTACGCTTTAGATGCACCAGAAATCAAAGATTTTGTCGATAATTTAGATCTGGTTAATGGCATAGCCGAAAGCAGTGAGGGATTTGTTTGGCGTCTTAAAGATGAATCGGGTGATGCGACTAATATCAAAGCGTTCGATGATCCGAACATGATCGTTAATATGTCGGTTTGGGACTCAGTAGACTCTTTAAAGAACTTTATGTTTAGAACTCACCATCGCGACTTCATGCGAAGAAAAAACGAATGGTTTCATCGTTTAGCTGAAGATACGTATGTTCTTTGGTGGGTTGAAGCTGATCACATTCCAAGCCTTGATGAAGCTATCGAGCGACTAGATCACCTGAGAGACGTGGGTGACACACCTTATGCATTCACATTTAAAACCAATTTTACTGAATTAGAAGCACAAGAATAG
- a CDS encoding NAD-dependent epimerase/dehydratase family protein, with amino-acid sequence MRVLISGANGYIGRHVTKLFAESGLEVFTYGRNKRVIPLSKNVKEARSNFEGYFDVVINCARPHWSEFSADEIADIEYELLKRLDRFADKNAIKIHTSGVWLFGHASYKDLVEFSLKPLDAVKLDVETINYAIQAKWEIVYCPSLVYGGDNCQLKRIIETYSNRTVPVAMPSLGYNQYIHVYDIAKFYLLLAQQQTSEKQYFIAETKGYSPAAFAQLLLGSKVVTKVNECTWVEFEAVYGSAALDIEKLNLKLPISLLFEPTEFVGEYIEKYT; translated from the coding sequence ATGAGAGTATTGATATCAGGAGCTAATGGATATATTGGCCGTCACGTAACAAAGTTATTTGCAGAAAGTGGCCTTGAAGTATTCACATACGGTAGGAACAAAAGAGTTATACCCTTGTCGAAAAACGTCAAAGAGGCACGCTCAAATTTCGAAGGTTACTTCGATGTTGTTATAAATTGTGCACGTCCGCATTGGTCAGAGTTTTCGGCAGATGAAATTGCAGATATAGAGTATGAGTTACTAAAACGGCTCGATAGATTTGCGGACAAGAATGCGATAAAGATACATACATCGGGTGTTTGGCTCTTCGGTCATGCATCTTACAAAGATCTGGTCGAGTTTAGCTTGAAACCTTTGGATGCTGTTAAGTTAGACGTGGAAACAATAAATTATGCCATTCAAGCGAAGTGGGAAATCGTTTATTGTCCTAGCTTGGTATACGGTGGTGATAATTGTCAGCTAAAGCGAATTATAGAAACGTATTCTAACCGAACTGTTCCAGTGGCTATGCCATCTCTAGGTTATAACCAGTACATTCACGTTTACGACATTGCGAAATTCTATTTGTTGTTGGCGCAACAACAAACCTCAGAAAAGCAGTATTTTATTGCAGAAACTAAAGGTTATAGCCCAGCCGCATTTGCACAATTGCTACTGGGTTCAAAAGTTGTAACGAAGGTTAATGAATGCACATGGGTCGAGTTTGAGGCTGTATATGGTTCCGCAGCTTTAGACATCGAAAAACTGAATCTCAAACTTCCAATTAGCCTTTTGTTTGAACCCACCGAGTTTGTTGGTGAATATATTGAAAAGTATACATAG
- a CDS encoding tRNA-binding protein: MEHAPIKDEITFDDFAKIDIRVGLIVEVSEVAKSDKLMKLTVDFGDHQRSILAGIKQERENPKELEGKQALFVVNLPERKMAGEVSQGMLFDIGYEDKLQPCLACPETEMPNGARAG, translated from the coding sequence ATGGAACACGCTCCAATCAAAGATGAGATTACGTTCGATGATTTCGCAAAAATCGATATTCGTGTTGGTCTAATCGTAGAGGTTTCTGAAGTCGCTAAATCTGACAAACTCATGAAATTAACAGTCGATTTTGGCGATCATCAACGCTCAATCTTGGCGGGTATAAAACAAGAGCGCGAAAACCCGAAAGAGCTCGAGGGTAAACAAGCTTTGTTTGTAGTGAACTTGCCTGAAAGAAAGATGGCGGGTGAAGTGTCTCAAGGGATGTTGTTCGACATCGGCTATGAAGATAAATTACAACCATGTTTAGCTTGCCCAGAAACAGAAATGCCAAACGGCGCTAGAGCAGGGTAA
- a CDS encoding DUF1801 domain-containing protein produces MEKVVKNRFEEYPENARVRLEELRELILKLSSDLQLGEVEESLKWGEPSYNVKTGSPIRIDWKLKSPTNYYLYFNCQTKLVDTFRELHGDVLRFQGNRAIELRLSEPLPEPEIKHCLELALTYHQRKHLPLLGS; encoded by the coding sequence ATGGAAAAGGTAGTCAAAAATCGCTTCGAAGAGTATCCAGAAAACGCTCGAGTTCGACTAGAAGAGTTACGAGAACTCATTCTAAAGCTATCATCGGACTTACAGTTAGGTGAAGTCGAAGAGTCTTTGAAATGGGGCGAACCAAGCTACAACGTAAAGACTGGCAGCCCAATTCGAATTGACTGGAAATTGAAATCACCCACGAACTACTATTTGTATTTTAACTGCCAGACAAAACTGGTAGACACCTTTCGAGAGTTGCATGGTGATGTATTACGGTTTCAAGGAAATAGGGCCATTGAACTACGTCTATCAGAGCCATTGCCAGAGCCTGAAATTAAACATTGCCTAGAGCTTGCCTTAACTTATCACCAGCGAAAACATTTACCGCTGCTGGGCTCATGA
- a CDS encoding GNAT family N-acetyltransferase: MVVLREMRQDEYPTYCQYFIDDYSQEIAKNYGHSLDVSIELAKKDLHRCFPSGLEGNEHSLLCIDAEINGEPKLVGYLWHSINVSDKSTFIYDFFVSSEYRGLGFGTQSISALEAQLQTIGISQIKLRVAYHNERALKLYKDVGFEITGFNMSKKVSG; this comes from the coding sequence ATGGTAGTACTCAGAGAAATGCGCCAAGACGAATATCCGACTTATTGTCAGTATTTCATTGACGATTACAGTCAGGAAATAGCCAAAAACTATGGACATTCTTTAGATGTCTCAATCGAATTAGCCAAGAAGGATTTGCACCGTTGCTTCCCTAGTGGGCTAGAGGGAAATGAGCATTCGTTATTATGTATTGACGCAGAAATAAATGGTGAGCCTAAGCTGGTGGGTTATCTTTGGCACTCAATAAATGTGAGTGACAAATCTACTTTTATTTATGACTTTTTTGTTTCAAGCGAATATCGAGGTCTTGGTTTCGGCACTCAATCTATTTCAGCGTTGGAAGCTCAGCTACAAACGATTGGTATCAGCCAAATAAAGCTTCGGGTCGCGTATCATAATGAACGAGCACTTAAACTATACAAAGATGTTGGTTTCGAGATCACTGGCTTCAATATGTCTAAGAAAGTCAGTGGGTAG
- a CDS encoding YdeI/OmpD-associated family protein — MPEVDPSRIKTFKTPISLRDWLASNHASESELWVKVFKKNSGLQSVTWNDVVLETLCWGWIDGIKKSIDEQAYLQRITPRTARSNWSKKNTKHVEQLINEGRMQESGLVHVRAAQADGRWDNAYVVIEMDVPDDFLSALEVEPKAKAFYESLTKSNRYVIAYGLISAKKSETRIKRFEKYMNMLIQEEKPK, encoded by the coding sequence ATGCCTGAAGTTGACCCATCTAGAATTAAGACATTTAAAACGCCAATAAGTCTCCGCGATTGGCTGGCGTCTAATCACGCCAGTGAAAGCGAATTGTGGGTGAAAGTGTTCAAGAAAAATTCAGGGCTACAAAGCGTTACATGGAACGACGTAGTTCTAGAAACTTTATGCTGGGGTTGGATTGATGGAATAAAGAAATCTATTGATGAGCAAGCTTACCTTCAGCGTATAACACCTAGAACTGCTAGGAGTAACTGGTCCAAAAAGAACACCAAGCATGTAGAACAATTAATAAATGAAGGCCGAATGCAGGAATCAGGTCTTGTTCATGTTCGGGCAGCACAGGCTGACGGAAGGTGGGATAATGCTTATGTAGTGATTGAAATGGATGTTCCTGATGACTTCCTTTCGGCACTTGAAGTAGAGCCTAAAGCAAAGGCGTTCTACGAGAGTCTCACGAAATCAAATCGTTATGTTATTGCTTATGGGCTAATAAGTGCAAAAAAAAGTGAGACTAGAATCAAGAGGTTCGAAAAATACATGAATATGTTAATTCAGGAAGAGAAGCCTAAATAG
- a CDS encoding DUF3465 domain-containing protein, whose amino-acid sequence MKKLIAIFIAILCVTSIDAQANDRQLKQAYNNHQSDVQIQGSGTVVRLLRDDNDGSRHQKFILKLDSKQTLLVAHNIDLAPRIPNLKVGDRVQFHGEYEWNQKGGVMHWTHHDPNNRHPDGWLKHNGKKYE is encoded by the coding sequence ATGAAGAAGCTCATCGCTATATTTATAGCAATCTTGTGTGTAACCTCGATTGATGCACAAGCTAATGATCGTCAGTTAAAGCAAGCATATAACAATCATCAAAGTGACGTCCAAATTCAAGGCTCAGGTACAGTTGTCCGTTTGTTACGTGATGATAACGATGGAAGTAGGCATCAAAAGTTCATATTGAAACTAGACAGTAAACAAACCTTACTCGTTGCTCACAATATTGATTTGGCTCCTAGAATTCCAAACCTGAAAGTAGGCGACCGAGTTCAGTTTCATGGTGAATATGAATGGAATCAAAAAGGTGGCGTAATGCACTGGACACACCATGATCCAAATAATAGACACCCAGACGGTTGGTTAAAGCACAATGGTAAGAAGTACGAGTAA
- a CDS encoding IS110 family RNA-guided transposase: MSDYSYFCGIDLVKNHFSLHAVDQNGKVLLHKSVTRSKLLTTIANMPLMRIGVEACGGAHYWARTLNKLGHDARIMAVKYVIPYRTKGKNDLNDAVAICEAVQRPSTHFVPVKSPEQQAILSVHRMRKHWVRERTALMNHIRALLSEFGLIIPVGRSSLMKQVPLMLEDAENELPHLARTVIADAYHHLGELSQRIADTEQVFDSFAKVSTNVQRVMKVRGIGPQTATAILASIGNGSQFDKSRDFSAWLGLVPKQYSTGGKSRLGRITKHGDKYLRTLLVHGARTVIANLGDKQDKLSQWCRGVLERRGINRAIVALAAKNARIIWSLLHNQTEYENYTA; encoded by the coding sequence ATGTCTGATTATTCTTATTTCTGCGGTATCGACCTAGTTAAAAACCACTTTAGTCTTCATGCCGTAGACCAAAATGGTAAAGTCTTACTTCATAAGTCAGTAACCCGATCTAAACTACTGACTACAATAGCAAATATGCCACTCATGCGTATAGGCGTTGAAGCGTGTGGTGGTGCACATTATTGGGCAAGAACACTCAATAAACTTGGGCACGACGCCCGCATTATGGCTGTTAAATACGTAATTCCTTATCGAACTAAGGGAAAGAACGACCTTAATGATGCTGTTGCTATCTGCGAAGCTGTTCAGCGACCATCTACTCACTTTGTGCCTGTAAAATCCCCCGAGCAGCAAGCCATCTTATCGGTACATAGAATGAGAAAGCATTGGGTTCGTGAGCGCACCGCACTTATGAATCACATACGCGCCCTACTTTCTGAGTTTGGGTTGATCATTCCCGTTGGTCGCTCTTCATTGATGAAACAGGTTCCCTTAATGCTAGAAGACGCAGAAAATGAACTTCCACACCTCGCTAGAACGGTGATTGCCGATGCTTATCACCACCTTGGAGAATTGAGTCAACGTATCGCCGATACTGAACAAGTCTTCGATTCTTTTGCTAAGGTCAGCACTAATGTTCAACGAGTAATGAAGGTTCGAGGAATTGGACCGCAAACCGCTACTGCGATACTTGCTTCGATAGGCAATGGTTCTCAATTTGATAAAAGCCGTGATTTTTCTGCTTGGCTAGGACTAGTACCAAAGCAATATTCCACAGGAGGAAAATCTCGGTTAGGCCGAATAACCAAACACGGTGATAAATATTTACGAACGCTATTGGTTCACGGAGCAAGGACCGTGATTGCCAACCTTGGCGACAAGCAAGATAAGCTAAGCCAGTGGTGTCGAGGCGTTCTAGAACGGAGAGGAATAAACCGAGCAATAGTGGCACTTGCCGCGAAGAACGCACGAATTATATGGTCGCTTTTACACAATCAAACAGAATATGAAAACTATACTGCTTAA
- a CDS encoding HNH endonuclease, which produces MIKIYSDGDSTIWVPVANRSEKFGCRAFLPEPNVDTYIYGYKAKEGKSEGDYLSALTDIQRWHLKNEQAEFLIKSGTEYQNQYRARWRHGRKVGSPILGPTLGWVEVLFEGLSQITADDLTEKLEKFGVNVSGNLVCNVSSYELAPVTVYDDSEIEQALPAVTAKLGTRTPKGQEVVNKRKAEVIQYHRDVTVVAYILKVTGGNCELCGSKAPFVKENGQPYLEVHHVKFLSEGGSDTITNATALCPNCHRALHNSIDKENLREELYEKVSRLVREHS; this is translated from the coding sequence GTGATTAAAATTTATTCAGATGGGGATTCGACTATTTGGGTTCCAGTAGCAAATCGTTCTGAAAAGTTTGGTTGCAGGGCTTTTCTACCAGAACCTAACGTGGATACATATATCTATGGTTATAAAGCTAAAGAAGGTAAGTCAGAAGGCGACTACTTATCAGCTTTGACTGATATACAAAGGTGGCACTTAAAGAATGAACAAGCTGAGTTTCTTATCAAAAGTGGTACTGAGTACCAAAATCAATACCGAGCACGTTGGCGACACGGAAGAAAGGTAGGTTCTCCTATACTTGGACCAACACTTGGTTGGGTTGAGGTGCTTTTTGAAGGCTTATCTCAGATTACCGCGGATGACCTAACTGAAAAGCTTGAAAAATTCGGGGTAAATGTATCAGGCAATTTAGTATGTAATGTTAGTTCTTACGAATTGGCACCCGTAACTGTTTACGATGACAGTGAAATTGAGCAAGCATTACCGGCAGTAACAGCTAAGCTAGGCACTAGGACTCCTAAGGGGCAAGAAGTTGTAAACAAACGAAAAGCTGAGGTAATACAATATCACCGTGATGTTACAGTCGTCGCGTATATTCTAAAAGTAACGGGGGGTAATTGTGAGCTATGCGGTAGCAAAGCACCATTTGTTAAGGAAAATGGTCAACCATACTTAGAAGTTCATCATGTTAAATTTTTATCTGAGGGTGGCTCAGATACCATCACAAATGCGACGGCACTTTGCCCTAACTGTCATAGAGCATTGCACAATAGTATTGATAAAGAGAATTTGCGAGAAGAACTATACGAGAAAGTCTCTAGACTTGTGCGTGAACACTCATAA